A region from the Sphingopyxis lindanitolerans genome encodes:
- a CDS encoding terminase small subunit: MNATRAYRAAGYRGSDAVCAVEGSKLLRNPKIALAIAEAMEARLKRTKIDADWVAKRLQAEAEADLADLYDDNGNLLPVKQWPLIWRQGLVAGVETVREKGRDGDGDGVVDKVKLSDRIKRIELLGKHVDVQAFKDRVEVDVTDDAAKLLAEARKAAGR, from the coding sequence ATGAACGCGACGCGGGCTTACCGCGCAGCCGGGTATCGGGGCAGCGATGCCGTCTGCGCGGTCGAGGGCAGCAAACTCCTTAGAAATCCTAAGATCGCGCTTGCCATTGCGGAAGCGATGGAGGCGCGCTTAAAGCGGACGAAGATCGACGCCGATTGGGTGGCGAAGCGCCTCCAGGCCGAAGCCGAAGCTGATCTTGCCGATCTATACGATGACAACGGGAACCTGCTGCCGGTGAAGCAATGGCCGCTCATCTGGCGGCAGGGTCTGGTCGCCGGCGTCGAAACTGTCCGCGAGAAGGGCCGCGACGGCGACGGGGACGGGGTGGTCGACAAGGTCAAGCTGTCGGATCGCATCAAGCGCATAGAACTTCTCGGCAAGCATGTTGATGTTCAGGCCTTCAAGGACCGTGTCGAGGTCGATGTGACCGACGACGCGGCCAAACTGCTCGCCGAGGCAAGAAAGGCCGCCGGTCGCTGA
- a CDS encoding terminase, producing the protein MADMITPAEFRREILRDLGSFTHDPLGFVLWAWPWGIKGGPLENEEGPDEWQREQLEEIGARLHDDPFRLIREATASGHGIGKSTEVAFICHWALMTHEDTRGVVTANTDTQLRTKTWPELGKWYSMLRFPMLREMFRLEATSFFSTQRGHERNWRIDAIPWSERNTEAFAGLHNAGKRTILIMDEASSIIDPIFEVSEGALTDADTEMLWAIYGNPTRNTGRFKESVEGKFRHLWRHRQIDSRTVKRTNKDRLQEWVEAYGDDSDFVRVRVKGQFPRAGSMQFIASDIVDAAISRGDMNTPTSPVIFGVDVARYGDDKTILSARQGRDARSIPWLAWHGNDIQRDLMRVAGDIAIHAKKYGADAIFVDRGAMGPGLIDRLNQLNVPGVFGINFGDRGGRVMVGENLEIETANKRALMWASMREWLNGGTIPDDDELKADLTGVEYGYGPDQVALQLERKQDMKKRGLASPDRGDALALTFAAPVERRIDRDQSPLPRRAYDPYADL; encoded by the coding sequence ATGGCTGACATGATCACGCCTGCCGAGTTCCGCCGCGAGATACTCCGCGACCTGGGCAGTTTCACTCATGATCCGCTCGGCTTCGTTCTCTGGGCATGGCCGTGGGGCATAAAGGGAGGGCCGCTCGAGAACGAGGAAGGCCCGGACGAATGGCAGCGCGAGCAGCTTGAGGAGATTGGCGCGCGGCTCCACGACGATCCGTTCCGGCTGATCCGCGAGGCCACGGCGAGCGGGCATGGCATCGGCAAATCGACCGAGGTTGCATTCATCTGCCATTGGGCGCTGATGACGCACGAGGACACGCGCGGCGTCGTCACGGCGAACACCGACACCCAGCTACGCACGAAGACATGGCCCGAGCTGGGCAAATGGTATTCGATGCTTCGCTTCCCGATGCTGCGGGAGATGTTCCGGCTAGAGGCGACCAGCTTCTTTTCGACCCAGCGCGGTCACGAGCGCAACTGGCGTATCGACGCCATCCCGTGGAGCGAGCGCAACACCGAAGCCTTTGCGGGCCTGCACAATGCTGGCAAGCGCACCATCCTGATCATGGACGAGGCATCCTCGATCATTGATCCGATCTTCGAAGTGTCGGAAGGCGCGCTCACCGACGCCGATACGGAGATGCTCTGGGCGATCTACGGCAACCCTACCCGCAACACCGGGCGCTTCAAGGAATCGGTCGAAGGGAAGTTTCGCCACCTCTGGCGCCACCGGCAGATTGACAGTCGCACCGTCAAGCGGACGAACAAGGACCGGCTGCAAGAGTGGGTCGAAGCCTATGGCGACGACAGTGATTTTGTTCGCGTCCGCGTCAAGGGGCAGTTTCCCCGCGCCGGTTCGATGCAGTTCATCGCCAGCGATATAGTCGATGCCGCCATCTCTCGCGGAGATATGAACACCCCGACATCGCCGGTCATCTTCGGCGTCGACGTCGCGCGCTATGGCGATGACAAGACCATCTTGTCTGCCAGACAGGGCCGCGACGCTCGCTCGATCCCTTGGCTCGCATGGCACGGCAACGACATCCAGCGCGACCTGATGCGCGTCGCCGGGGACATCGCGATACACGCGAAGAAATATGGCGCCGATGCAATTTTCGTCGATCGCGGCGCGATGGGGCCTGGCCTGATTGACCGGCTCAACCAACTCAATGTCCCCGGCGTCTTTGGCATCAATTTCGGCGATCGCGGCGGGCGGGTCATGGTCGGCGAGAATTTGGAAATCGAAACTGCGAACAAGCGTGCGTTGATGTGGGCGTCGATGAGAGAGTGGCTCAACGGCGGCACGATTCCCGATGACGACGAATTGAAAGCGGACCTGACGGGCGTCGAGTATGGTTATGGTCCCGACCAGGTCGCGCTGCAACTTGAGCGCAAGCAGGATATGAAAAAGCGCGGTCTTGCCTCGCCTGACCGTGGCGATGCCCTAGCGCTGACATTCGCTGCGCCGGTGGAGCGCCGGATTGATCGGGACCAATCGCCGCTGCCTCGCCGTGCTTACGACCCTTATGCCGACCTCTGA
- a CDS encoding helix-turn-helix domain-containing protein yields MGIHSHILPEHDVRPYSIAQLADRWGCSDSMIRKLVNQGELQTFRIGALIRVSAAEVERYEKCPAEPSPIPSSDSGEGSPSSGESPQKSTPSKSAAVVNSPRKIGRAPNRKRAPSGKGPTIVRGPWNGS; encoded by the coding sequence ATGGGCATCCACAGCCATATCCTGCCAGAGCATGACGTCCGGCCCTATTCGATCGCCCAATTGGCCGACCGCTGGGGATGCAGTGACAGCATGATCCGCAAACTTGTCAATCAGGGCGAGTTGCAAACATTTCGGATCGGTGCGCTTATTCGCGTCAGTGCAGCCGAAGTGGAGAGGTATGAGAAATGTCCAGCGGAACCGAGCCCTATTCCGTCCAGCGATTCCGGGGAGGGTTCGCCCTCGTCTGGCGAGAGCCCCCAGAAGTCGACCCCGAGCAAAAGCGCCGCCGTCGTCAACTCGCCGCGCAAGATAGGGCGAGCGCCGAATCGGAAGCGCGCACCATCTGGGAAGGGGCCGACGATAGTCCGTGGACCGTGGAACGGATCATGA
- a CDS encoding JAB domain-containing protein, with protein MLGRAPRRDKGFDDQAQAKAPANAPIRPNRRLGDDAVRRMTHAMILLEPIDKLPRAAGAAGFVSRDAEDAIARHLLRPMLFADREIALLAGFDAYGRLAGLESAAGDTTGRCVITPSCWNRLLGQRVATVLMAHNHPSGIARPSDADLRCTQEAGQFLRLLGIDLSDHLIFVESGHFSFRGAGLI; from the coding sequence TTGCTAGGCCGCGCGCCGCGGCGCGACAAGGGGTTCGACGACCAGGCGCAGGCAAAGGCGCCCGCCAATGCTCCGATACGGCCCAATCGCCGCTTGGGCGACGATGCCGTGCGTCGCATGACCCATGCGATGATCCTGCTCGAACCCATCGACAAGCTGCCGCGCGCCGCGGGGGCCGCCGGTTTCGTGTCCCGCGATGCCGAGGATGCGATCGCGCGGCATCTGCTCCGCCCGATGCTGTTCGCTGATCGCGAGATCGCGCTGCTCGCGGGCTTCGACGCCTATGGCCGACTCGCCGGACTCGAAAGCGCCGCGGGCGATACGACCGGACGCTGCGTGATCACGCCGTCATGCTGGAACCGCCTGCTCGGCCAGCGCGTCGCCACGGTGCTGATGGCGCACAATCACCCTTCCGGCATCGCCCGGCCGAGCGACGCCGACCTTCGCTGCACGCAAGAAGCCGGTCAGTTTCTGCGGCTGCTTGGCATCGACCTTTCGGATCATCTGATTTTCGTCGAGAGCGGACATTTCAGCTTTCGCGGCGCCGGGCTGATCTAG
- a CDS encoding alpha-ketoacid dehydrogenase subunit beta, which produces MNMIEAINSAMDIMLERDPATVVMGEDVGYFGGVFRATAGLQKKHGKTRVFDTPINECGIIGVAVGMGAYGLRPVPEIQFADYIYPGLDQLVSEAARLRYRSANDFICPMTVRTPFGGGIFGGQTHSQSPESIMTHICGVKTVIPSNPYDAKGLLIAAIEDNDPVVFLEPKRIYNGPFSGYYDRPVEPWSKHDASAVPEGYYRIDLGKAATVRAGEAVTVLAYGTMVHVAKTIIDEIGIDAEILDLRTLLPLDIEAIETSVKKTGRCLIIHEATRTSGFGAELAALVQERCFYHLEAPVERVTGFDTPYPHSLEWAYFPGPVRIATALTKILKD; this is translated from the coding sequence ATGAACATGATCGAGGCGATCAACAGCGCCATGGACATCATGCTCGAACGCGATCCCGCCACCGTGGTGATGGGCGAGGACGTCGGCTATTTCGGCGGGGTTTTCCGCGCCACCGCGGGCCTCCAGAAAAAGCATGGCAAGACCCGCGTCTTCGACACGCCGATCAACGAATGCGGCATCATCGGCGTCGCCGTCGGCATGGGCGCGTACGGCCTGCGGCCCGTCCCCGAAATCCAGTTCGCCGATTATATCTACCCGGGGCTCGACCAACTTGTCAGCGAGGCGGCGCGGCTGCGCTATCGCTCGGCGAACGATTTCATCTGCCCGATGACGGTGCGTACGCCCTTCGGTGGCGGTATCTTCGGCGGCCAGACGCACAGCCAGTCGCCCGAAAGTATCATGACGCATATCTGCGGCGTGAAGACGGTGATCCCGTCGAACCCCTATGATGCCAAGGGCCTGCTGATCGCGGCGATCGAGGATAATGATCCCGTCGTCTTCCTTGAGCCCAAGCGTATCTATAACGGTCCGTTCAGCGGCTATTACGACCGCCCGGTCGAGCCCTGGTCGAAGCATGATGCGAGCGCGGTACCTGAGGGCTATTACCGCATTGACCTCGGCAAGGCGGCGACGGTGCGCGCGGGCGAGGCGGTGACCGTGCTTGCCTATGGCACGATGGTCCATGTCGCGAAGACGATCATCGACGAGATAGGCATCGACGCCGAAATCCTTGACCTCCGCACACTGCTGCCGCTCGATATCGAGGCGATCGAAACGTCGGTGAAGAAGACCGGGCGCTGCCTGATCATCCACGAAGCGACGCGCACCTCGGGCTTTGGCGCCGAACTCGCGGCGCTGGTGCAGGAACGCTGCTTCTATCATCTCGAAGCGCCGGTCGAGCGCGTCACCGGCTTCGACACGCCGTATCCGCACAGCCTCGAATGGGCCTATTTCCCTGGCCCCGTCCGCATCGCGACCGCGTTGACCAAGATATTGAAGGACTGA
- a CDS encoding portal protein → MSETLSLRQPPQGAPKGEKTRREHVEKVASALKAQRTDCENDWYSIADFSGYGSVASLAVNSSGKERPKTRQLLDSHPILAFRTVEGGMYSGLSSPNRPWIEFKFADPDLNQYQAAREWLDDFQTLIYALFDASNFYQVARQNYGSMARFGPACGIMTEHPLQIAPCIGVGVGDYWLGLNDAFSVDTLMRNCPMTVDQVVKKFVGRPGGAYDWSTVSTNVKNAWDRSNYGQIVPCKQLIEPGANDAWDSVIWDCNDQRKDVLLEGKRYNEQPFWAPRWITRDGDPSNYGRGVGHDCLADMRELAMQAKSKRELTDLLRKPPTVGPARDLDMRPGAHTYVADMTQVQAVKPIYEVQSGAIQAVREDMAEIKQSIDRLAFADLFMAITNMPGVQPRNVEELLRRDQEKMSQIGPVVEMVNDDMLPIAVQRMIGIARRGNLIRPAPEELQGRELKVEFVSVLAMAQKMLGLSTTERVVGFVGSLGSIFGPQVLDKIDPDAIIDDYAERANLPAKAVRDAAAVKQMRDARAQQEQMAQMAAMAQPAKDATTAALNIAEMSNDTAQF, encoded by the coding sequence ATGAGTGAGACATTGTCCCTTCGTCAACCGCCCCAGGGCGCGCCGAAAGGCGAGAAGACACGCCGCGAGCATGTCGAGAAGGTCGCTAGCGCGTTGAAAGCGCAGCGCACCGACTGCGAGAATGATTGGTATTCGATCGCCGACTTCTCGGGCTATGGCTCCGTCGCCAGCTTGGCTGTCAACAGTTCCGGAAAAGAGCGCCCGAAGACGCGCCAGCTTCTCGACAGCCACCCCATACTCGCGTTCCGCACCGTCGAGGGCGGCATGTATTCAGGGCTGTCGTCGCCCAATCGCCCGTGGATCGAGTTCAAATTCGCCGATCCCGACCTCAACCAATATCAGGCGGCACGCGAGTGGCTCGACGATTTCCAGACGCTTATCTACGCGCTGTTCGACGCCTCGAACTTCTACCAGGTCGCGCGCCAGAATTATGGCTCGATGGCCCGCTTCGGTCCTGCCTGCGGAATCATGACCGAACATCCGCTTCAGATTGCCCCGTGCATCGGTGTCGGCGTCGGCGATTACTGGCTTGGTCTGAACGACGCCTTCAGCGTCGATACGCTGATGCGCAATTGTCCGATGACGGTGGACCAGGTCGTCAAGAAGTTCGTCGGCAGGCCGGGTGGCGCCTATGACTGGTCAACCGTATCGACGAACGTCAAGAATGCGTGGGACCGGTCGAATTACGGCCAAATCGTCCCTTGCAAGCAGCTCATCGAGCCCGGCGCGAACGACGCCTGGGATTCGGTGATATGGGACTGCAACGATCAGCGCAAAGATGTGTTGCTCGAAGGCAAGCGCTATAACGAGCAGCCTTTCTGGGCGCCGCGATGGATCACTCGCGACGGTGATCCGTCGAACTATGGTCGCGGCGTCGGGCACGACTGCCTTGCCGACATGCGCGAGCTTGCCATGCAGGCGAAGAGCAAGCGCGAACTGACCGATCTTCTCCGGAAGCCGCCAACAGTCGGGCCTGCCCGCGACCTCGATATGCGTCCCGGTGCCCACACTTATGTGGCGGACATGACCCAGGTGCAGGCGGTCAAGCCGATCTATGAAGTCCAGTCCGGAGCGATACAGGCGGTTCGCGAAGATATGGCTGAAATCAAGCAGTCAATCGACCGGTTGGCCTTCGCCGACCTGTTCATGGCCATCACGAACATGCCCGGCGTTCAGCCGCGCAACGTCGAGGAACTGCTGCGGCGCGATCAGGAGAAGATGTCGCAGATTGGTCCTGTCGTCGAGATGGTCAACGACGACATGCTGCCCATTGCCGTCCAGCGCATGATTGGCATTGCTCGCCGCGGTAATCTCATTCGGCCGGCGCCGGAAGAATTGCAGGGCCGCGAATTGAAGGTCGAGTTCGTTTCGGTGTTGGCGATGGCACAGAAAATGCTCGGGCTCTCCACGACGGAACGTGTCGTTGGCTTTGTCGGTTCGCTCGGCTCGATCTTTGGCCCGCAGGTTCTCGACAAGATCGACCCCGACGCGATCATCGACGATTACGCCGAGCGCGCTAACCTGCCGGCGAAAGCGGTCCGCGATGCTGCTGCCGTCAAGCAGATGCGCGACGCGCGGGCTCAGCAAGAGCAGATGGCGCAGATGGCGGCGATGGCGCAGCCTGCCAAGGATGCGACTACGGCGGCCTTGAACATCGCCGAGATGTCCAACGATACGGCGCAGTTCTGA
- a CDS encoding DUF968 domain-containing protein, with translation MRVDTRPRIRNAGRPAEKSAPAFLQWVRSRRCILEKTGACSGKVRACHVDYAGDKGMGTKVSDRHSFPACDGHHDEQHRIGWRTFEAKYRIICLDLAAQFWRAWPGRLAWERKHD, from the coding sequence ATGCGCGTCGACACCCGCCCTCGCATCCGCAACGCCGGTCGCCCGGCAGAGAAGTCCGCACCGGCCTTCCTGCAATGGGTCCGGTCCCGCCGCTGCATCCTCGAAAAGACCGGGGCTTGCAGCGGCAAGGTGAGGGCGTGTCACGTCGATTACGCGGGCGACAAGGGCATGGGGACCAAGGTCAGCGACCGGCACTCGTTCCCTGCCTGTGACGGCCACCACGACGAGCAGCACCGCATCGGCTGGCGAACCTTCGAAGCGAAATACCGAATCATCTGCCTCGACCTGGCTGCGCAGTTTTGGCGCGCATGGCCCGGACGATTGGCATGGGAAAGGAAGCATGACTGA
- a CDS encoding S24 family peptidase: MLNSIIANQQEQSCYKIANGIFANAVEMSEENNDKALITALSKWAKLSPSEVARNAGLAVSTLTRPLNHPVKHRLSVPTLEKLKAKYSDFPGWSNEEPDQPETDLNIDYVSVEVLPTYAGMGGGGTGDGDPETALVPRYLIESVFRGHPSDFVLIRVRGNSMEPTFRHDDELLVDKRDRSPTQAGPFAIWDAEWGEYLIKNVERLPGGLVRLFSSNTEYTATEIRHEETRILGRPVWFGRRL, from the coding sequence ATGCTTAATAGCATCATTGCTAATCAGCAAGAGCAATCTTGCTACAAGATTGCTAATGGCATTTTTGCTAACGCTGTCGAGATGTCCGAAGAGAACAACGACAAGGCGCTGATCACCGCACTCAGCAAGTGGGCGAAACTGTCCCCGTCTGAGGTCGCGCGCAATGCTGGGCTGGCGGTGTCGACGCTAACCCGCCCACTCAATCACCCCGTCAAACATCGCCTGTCAGTGCCGACGCTTGAGAAGCTGAAGGCGAAATATTCTGATTTTCCCGGCTGGTCGAACGAAGAGCCAGACCAGCCCGAAACCGATCTGAACATTGATTACGTGTCGGTCGAAGTCCTGCCAACCTATGCTGGAATGGGTGGCGGAGGGACGGGTGATGGAGATCCAGAAACCGCGCTCGTTCCCCGCTATCTGATCGAGAGCGTCTTTCGCGGTCATCCCAGCGACTTCGTTTTGATCCGCGTGCGCGGCAATTCGATGGAGCCGACGTTTCGCCACGATGACGAGCTGCTGGTTGACAAGCGCGATCGATCGCCAACGCAAGCCGGGCCCTTCGCGATATGGGATGCGGAATGGGGCGAATACCTAATCAAGAATGTGGAGCGCTTGCCGGGCGGGTTGGTTCGGCTATTTTCGTCGAACACCGAATATACGGCGACCGAGATAAGGCACGAGGAAACAAGGATATTGGGTCGGCCAGTCTGGTTCGGTCGTCGGCTCTAA
- a CDS encoding tyrosine-type recombinase/integrase yields MERIMTGYMASIAHKPSHGRTQDAWKAMKPFWQNVDPAMIDEPMCREYRRTRKVEDATARLELMKLSTALNWAMKAPHKHITERGTVWLPPKSERKTRHLTRKEFDRLHDGMIAPHAKLYALIGLFTCARPGAILDLTWDRVDFMRSQIDLNPVGRTQTAKRRPVVPIGDRLLTAMQEAYAARTSIYVVERAGKQVGNIKKAFQAASERSGVHATPYTLRHTGAVWAAEAGVPMSELAQMLGHDDDRTTQQHYARYSPGYLKRVADAIEKGRISA; encoded by the coding sequence GTGGAACGGATCATGACCGGCTATATGGCATCTATCGCGCACAAGCCGTCGCACGGTCGAACGCAGGACGCATGGAAGGCAATGAAGCCCTTCTGGCAGAACGTGGACCCGGCGATGATCGACGAGCCGATGTGCCGCGAGTATCGCCGAACCCGCAAGGTCGAGGATGCCACTGCGCGGCTCGAACTGATGAAGCTTTCGACGGCGCTCAATTGGGCGATGAAGGCGCCGCACAAGCATATCACCGAGCGCGGAACCGTCTGGCTCCCGCCGAAGTCGGAGCGCAAGACGCGGCACCTGACCCGGAAGGAATTCGACCGGCTGCACGACGGCATGATCGCGCCTCACGCCAAACTCTATGCGCTGATCGGGCTGTTCACCTGCGCCCGGCCCGGTGCGATCCTCGACCTGACATGGGATCGAGTCGACTTCATGCGCAGCCAGATCGACCTCAACCCCGTCGGACGAACGCAAACCGCCAAGCGCCGGCCAGTCGTGCCAATCGGGGATCGGCTGCTGACTGCCATGCAGGAAGCCTATGCCGCGCGGACCTCGATCTATGTCGTCGAGCGGGCAGGGAAGCAGGTCGGCAACATCAAAAAGGCGTTCCAGGCGGCGTCCGAAAGGAGCGGTGTCCACGCAACGCCTTACACGCTGCGCCATACGGGCGCGGTCTGGGCCGCTGAAGCTGGGGTGCCGATGTCAGAATTGGCGCAAATGCTGGGGCACGACGACGACCGAACGACGCAACAGCATTATGCTCGATATTCGCCGGGCTATCTGAAGCGCGTTGCCGATGCGATTGAGAAAGGGAGAATTAGCGCATGA
- the thyA gene encoding thymidylate synthase → MPDSIHYELQYLDLMRRIWTEGDERVDRTGVGTRSLFGETMRFSLNDDAIPLLTTKRVYWKTALRELLWFLTGDTNIRPLLAQGVKIWTDWPLDTYRSATGDEMSAEDFEARIVADAAFAAKWGDLGPVYGHQWVNWPRYEPVGEGLFRRATQGHNQISALIESLRNNPGSRRHIFTGWNVADLDRMALPPCHMTYQFHVRSDGGLSCLLFQRSCDLGLGFAFNIFEAALLTRMIADQCDLHAHEVVWTGGDVHLYLNHSELVEQQLRRVPEGAPKLRILRRPATLFDYRFEDFAVESYAPQAHIPAPVAV, encoded by the coding sequence TTGCCCGATTCCATCCATTATGAGCTGCAATATCTCGACCTGATGCGGCGCATCTGGACGGAAGGCGACGAACGCGTCGACCGCACCGGGGTCGGCACGCGCTCGCTGTTCGGCGAGACGATGCGATTCTCGCTGAACGACGACGCCATTCCGCTGCTGACGACCAAGCGCGTCTATTGGAAGACCGCGCTGCGCGAACTTCTCTGGTTCCTGACCGGCGACACCAATATCCGTCCGTTGCTGGCGCAGGGCGTGAAAATCTGGACCGACTGGCCGCTCGACACCTATCGCAGCGCGACCGGCGACGAGATGAGCGCCGAGGATTTCGAGGCGCGGATCGTCGCCGACGCGGCGTTTGCGGCGAAATGGGGCGACCTGGGCCCGGTCTACGGCCATCAGTGGGTCAACTGGCCGCGTTACGAGCCGGTGGGCGAGGGGCTGTTTCGGCGCGCCACGCAGGGGCACAACCAGATTTCGGCGCTGATCGAGTCGCTCCGGAATAATCCGGGCTCGCGCCGCCATATCTTCACCGGCTGGAATGTCGCCGACCTCGACCGGATGGCGCTGCCGCCGTGCCACATGACCTATCAATTCCACGTCCGCAGCGACGGCGGGCTGTCGTGCCTGCTGTTTCAGCGGTCGTGCGATCTTGGGCTCGGCTTTGCCTTCAACATCTTTGAGGCGGCGTTGCTGACGCGGATGATCGCGGATCAGTGCGACCTTCACGCGCACGAGGTCGTGTGGACCGGCGGCGATGTGCATCTGTATCTCAACCACAGCGAACTGGTCGAGCAGCAATTGCGGCGGGTTCCCGAAGGGGCGCCGAAGCTTCGCATCCTTCGCCGTCCGGCGACGCTTTTCGATTACCGGTTCGAGGATTTTGCGGTCGAATCCTATGCCCCGCAAGCGCATATTCCGGCGCCCGTCGCGGTCTGA
- a CDS encoding YqaJ viral recombinase family protein: MDNPFSRDYVAAPVDDQPEPARTATPAPGKGRVVYHRDVIQGTAEWMKLRTGILTASEMKLILTPTLKVANNDKARAHLWELLAQRITGFVEETYESWDILRGREDEIEARLQYSQHYAPVEECGFITNDEWGFTLGYSPDGLVGDDGLIECKSRKQKYQIETIVEYASKKLIPTEFMLQHQTGLVASKRKWIDFISYSGGLPMSTTRVDLIPEYEDAILSASEKFEADLADKRAIYDAMMASGARLIPTERSIFTTGDLK; this comes from the coding sequence ATGGATAACCCATTCAGCCGGGATTACGTCGCCGCGCCCGTTGACGACCAGCCGGAACCCGCGCGCACGGCAACCCCGGCACCGGGGAAGGGCCGCGTCGTCTATCACCGGGACGTCATCCAAGGCACCGCCGAATGGATGAAGCTGCGGACTGGCATTTTGACGGCGAGCGAAATGAAGCTGATCCTGACCCCGACACTCAAGGTCGCCAACAACGACAAGGCGCGGGCGCATCTTTGGGAACTGCTCGCCCAGCGGATCACCGGCTTTGTCGAAGAGACATATGAAAGCTGGGACATTCTGCGCGGTCGCGAGGATGAGATCGAGGCCCGGCTGCAATATTCGCAGCACTATGCGCCGGTTGAGGAATGCGGCTTCATTACGAACGACGAATGGGGCTTCACGCTCGGCTATTCGCCCGACGGTCTGGTCGGTGACGACGGCCTGATCGAGTGCAAGTCACGGAAGCAAAAATACCAGATCGAGACGATTGTCGAATATGCTTCGAAGAAGCTGATCCCGACCGAGTTCATGCTTCAGCATCAAACCGGGCTTGTCGCGTCCAAGCGCAAGTGGATCGACTTCATCAGCTATTCGGGCGGACTGCCCATGTCGACGACCCGCGTTGACCTGATCCCCGAATATGAGGACGCGATACTTTCCGCATCCGAAAAGTTCGAGGCCGACCTCGCTGACAAGCGAGCGATCTACGACGCGATGATGGCGTCCGGCGCGCGGTTGATCCCCACCGAACGCTCAATCTTTACCACCGGAGACCTGAAATGA
- a CDS encoding 3-methyl-2-oxobutanoate dehydrogenase (2-methylpropanoyl-transferring) subunit alpha: MPETPPKASLRRPAGNLPPLSLHIPEPRYRPGDTPDFGDIEVPAVDATPRPGEATKPDAMRELCYGLVRVLDFDGVAKGPWNPKLSPERLRMMLRTMMLVRAFDDRMFRAQRQGKTSFYMKCTGEEATSVASTMAIDRSDMCFPSYRQQGILITRDYPLIQMMNQIYSNRGDHLMGRQLPIMYSAPEYGFFSVSGNLATQYPQAVGWAMASASKGDSRIATVWCGEGSSAEGDFHSALTFATVYNAPVIFNVVNNQWAISSFSGFAGSERTTFAARAVGYGIAGLRVDGNDPLAVYAATQWAADRARTNNGPTLIEHFTYRSEGHSTSDDPNAYRPADEATAWPFGDPIARLAQHLELLGEWDADRHQAQAKDLEGIVKTTQKQSEKLGILGHGMHQPFETMFQDVFEEMPWHLKEQCDQMLAEREAKFGPDWKPE; the protein is encoded by the coding sequence ATGCCCGAGACGCCCCCCAAGGCGAGTTTACGGCGCCCGGCGGGCAATTTGCCGCCGCTGTCGCTCCACATTCCCGAGCCGCGCTACCGTCCCGGCGACACTCCCGACTTCGGCGATATCGAAGTTCCCGCGGTCGATGCGACCCCGCGCCCCGGCGAAGCAACCAAGCCCGATGCGATGCGCGAGCTTTGCTATGGCCTCGTCCGCGTGCTCGATTTCGATGGCGTCGCGAAGGGGCCGTGGAATCCGAAACTGTCGCCCGAACGCCTCCGCATGATGCTGCGCACCATGATGCTCGTTCGTGCGTTCGACGACCGCATGTTCCGCGCGCAGCGACAGGGCAAGACCAGCTTTTACATGAAATGCACCGGCGAGGAGGCCACCTCGGTCGCCTCGACGATGGCGATCGACCGATCGGACATGTGCTTCCCCAGCTATCGCCAGCAGGGCATATTGATCACGCGCGACTATCCGCTGATCCAGATGATGAACCAGATCTATTCGAACCGCGGCGACCATCTGATGGGTCGGCAACTGCCGATCATGTATTCGGCGCCCGAATATGGTTTCTTCAGCGTTTCGGGCAATCTCGCCACCCAATATCCGCAAGCGGTGGGCTGGGCGATGGCGTCGGCGTCGAAAGGCGACAGCCGGATCGCGACCGTCTGGTGCGGCGAGGGATCGTCGGCCGAGGGCGATTTCCACTCGGCGTTGACCTTCGCGACCGTCTATAACGCGCCGGTCATCTTCAACGTCGTCAATAACCAATGGGCGATCTCCAGCTTTTCGGGCTTCGCGGGCAGCGAGCGCACGACTTTTGCGGCGCGCGCGGTGGGTTATGGCATCGCCGGGCTGCGGGTCGACGGCAACGATCCGCTCGCGGTCTACGCCGCGACGCAATGGGCGGCCGATCGGGCGCGGACGAACAACGGCCCGACGCTGATCGAACATTTCACCTATCGCAGCGAAGGGCACAGCACCTCGGACGACCCGAATGCCTATCGTCCGGCCGACGAGGCGACCGCCTGGCCGTTCGGCGACCCGATCGCGCGGCTGGCGCAGCACCTCGAACTGCTGGGCGAATGGGACGCCGACCGCCATCAGGCGCAAGCGAAAGACCTCGAAGGTATTGTGAAGACGACACAGAAGCAGTCGGAAAAGCTCGGTATTTTGGGTCACGGCATGCACCAGCCGTTCGAAACGATGTTCCAGGATGTGTTCGAGGAGATGCCCTGGCACCTCAAGGAGCAATGCGATCAGATGCTCGCCGAGCGCGAGGCCAAATTCGGCCCCGATTGGAAGCCCGAATGA